TCGCGGCGCGTCTGGCGAACTGCAAAAACCGCGAGGCGGAAATTCAGGAGAATCTGCAGCGCATGGCGGACGAATGGATGCCGGTGATTCAGAAGCTCTCCGATTACGAGCGTATTTTGCACGATCGCTATCACGCTCTTTCCACCAGCGCCGCGACGGACACCACGGTGCGGACGTGTTTCTGGATTCCCGCGGACGCTCTGCCCGCTCTTCAGAAGCAGGTGGAGGCCATCAGTCCCAACACGGCGTTTGCCGTCTCCGCCCCGGAGAAGGACGACCATCCTCCGGTGCTGCTGCGCAACAACGCCTTTATAAGACCCGCCGAAGTACTGACCTATCTGTATTCGCCTCCTCCTTACGGGGAGATGGAACCCACGCCTTTTCTGGCGCCGTTCTTTTACATCTTTTTCGGAATGTGTCTGGGAGACGCCGGCTACGCGCTGGTGATCGGGGCCGTCCTTTGGATGCTCTTCAAAAAATACCGCAGAATGCCGGCGAACGTCGGGGAGTTTTGCAAACTCTTCGCCATCTGCAGCGTCACGACCTTCATTTATGGCGCGGTTACGGGAAGCTTCTTCGGGGACTTCATCGACGCCTTCTTCTTCATGGCGCCTCTGCGTCCTCTGAAACAGGCTCTGTTCGTCATCGATCCTCTGGCGAACCCCATGGCCATTCTGGGGCTTTCCCTTCTGCTGGGAGTTATCCATCTCATGTTCGGTCTTGCCATCGCGGCTTACGATGAATTCCGCAAAGGGAACCCCGTGGATGCCGTCGGCGGCAAGGTGTCCTGGATTCTTTTCGTGGTGGGGCTCATCTTTTTTGGAACAGGAGCCGCGGGCGCCGCTCCCGAACTGATTCGCCTGACGGGCCTTGTCATGGCGGGCGCGGGGGCCATCATCATCTTCCTGTACGCGGGCAGGGGAACGAAGAACATTCTGCTTCGGGTGGGCTCCGGACTGTACGCCCTTTACGGCGGAACGTCCTACCTGGGCGACATCCTCAGTTACAGCCGCCTTCTGGCGCTGGGCCTGGGGTCGGCGGTCATCGCCTCGATCATCAACCTCCTCAGCGGAATGGCCGCGGAAATTCCCTACGTGGGCTGGCTGATCGCCATCGTCATCGTCGCGGGAGGCCATCTTTTCAGCCTGGCGGTGAACGTGCTGGGCGCTTTCGTACACTCCATGCGTCTGCAGTACGTGGAGTTCTTCAGCAAATTTTATGCGGGCGGCGGCGTCGCTTTCAGGCCGCTGATGTTTTCGACGCAGTATATACAGGTGACTGACTCGAAATAACGGGTCTTAATTAAGGAAAGGAGTGCTTACTGTGGAATTACTGGGACTTTTTCTGGCTCTGTTGGGCGCAGCTCTCGCCGGAGGAATGGCGGGAATCGGCTCGGCTATTGGAATCGGCATTGCCGGTGACAGTGCGGCGGGCGTCATGTCCGAGGACCCCGACAAGTTTGTGAAATGCCTCGCTTTGCAGGCTCTTCCCGGCACGCAGGGAATTTACGGCCTGCTGATCGTGTTTGTCGTTCTGAACAAGGTGGGACTTCTGGGCGGTCAGCCGGCGGCCCTCACCTGGGCTCAGGGACTTCTGATTTTCGCAGCCTGTCTGCCCGTGGCGCTGGTCTGCTGGCTTTCCGCCATCGCTCAGGGCAAAACGTCGGCCTCGTCCATTCAGCTGATCTCTAAAAAACCGGACGCCTTCGCGACGTCGATGGTGCTGCCGGCCATGGTGGAAACCTACGCGGTGCTCTCGCTTCTCACGAGCATCATCATGCTGACCTACATCAAGCTTTAAGGCAGGTGAGGTTTCATGTCACTGGCCGATATCAAAGCGAAGATAAACGCGGAAGCGCAGGCCCGGATCAGGGCCATTCAGAGCGACAACGACGCTCAGGTGTCGGCGGTCGCACAAAAAGCGGACAACGAAATACGGGAACTTCAGACCTCGTATAAGAACCGCTTCGCGAAAGAAGAGCCGGAGATCCTCAAACGCCGCCAGATCGTGGCGGAGCTCGACGCCAACAAGGTGGATCTGGGCGTGAAGCAGCGCCTGATCGGCGAGTCCTTCGAGGCGGCTTTGCGCCAGCTTTCGGAGCTGCCGAAGGATAAATACCTCTCCTTCGTTCAAAAGCTGCTGGAACAGATCTCCGGCGAGGGCGCGCTTTTCATCGGCAAAAACGAGAAGCACATCGACGCCGGATGGCTTGAAGCGTACAACGGATCTCACAAAACGGGGTTTTCTCTGGCGAGCGAGCGCCTTCCCATCACGGGAGGATTCGTTCTGAAGCAGGGGAATATCGACACCAATTGTTCATGGGATATGCTGGTGAGGGATATCCGTCCGGACCTGGAAGCCGACGTCGTCAAACGGCTGTTCTCCTGAGGAGGTGTCGACCGTGAGCTACATGTACACGGTGGCGCGGCTCCGGGGGATGGAGAACCGTTTTTTGGAACCCTCGTTTTTTCTGAGACTCCTCGACAGCGTCACCACGGAGGACGCCCTCCGTACACTGGGGGAAACTCCTTATTCTCAGTGGTTTTCGGGCGGAAACGAGGTTAATTTCGACCGAATCATCGACGAGGAGCTGTGGCACCTTTTCGACGAACTGAGGCAGTTCGTCCCGGACAGGGAACTGCTCGACCTTTACAGAATGCCCTACGATTTCAACAACGTAAAGGTCATCCTGAAAAGTCTTTTTCTGGCCAGAGAGAGCGGAGAGCGGCGTTACGACCTCCTTTCTCATCTCGGCTCGATGGATACGGAAAAAATGGTTCTCGCGATCGAGGGGGAGGAGTACGGCCTGCTGCCCTGGGGGCTGAACGACGTTGTTCCCCGCTGCTGGACGCTGTGGGATCAGACGAAAAGCACCCGTCAGGTGGAGCTTCTTCTGGACGAGCACCTGTTCGCCTCCATGCGGAAGCTGGCCGAAAAACTGAAGATGCCCGCCGTCGTTCGGTGGGTGCGGCACAAAACGGACGCGGAAAACCTGAAAAACGCCGTTCGTCTGCAGCGCCTCGGTTTCGACGCCGCGGCGGCCCTTCCCTTTTTCCATCGAGGGGGGACCCTTCGGCCGGACGAAGTGGCGAAGCTTCTGGGGGAACCGCTGGAATCCTGGGGAAAATCCATTTCCCACGCCGGCATCAGCGCGACCCTTGATACGCTTCAGGATCATTCGGACGTGCAGGTCAGCCTTTCCGAGTTCACGAAGGCCCTCGACAATTATTTGATCCGGGTGCTGGAAAAGGCAAAATACATTTCGGACGCGCCGGAAAACGTCCTTCTCTATCTTCTGCAGAAGGATATGGAGGTTCGCAATCTCAGGACCGTCCTGGTTTGCGTCGCAAATGGACTGAATCGCGAGTTTGCAAGGAGGTTGCTGGGTCATGGCCGATAGCGTTTCTCTGCCGATGGCGGCTATCGGCGATTACGAGATGGTTTTGCCGTTTCAGGCCGCAGGAGTGAAGCCGGTGGTTTTGAACGCGTCGAACCGCGGCGACTTCGAGCATATCCTCGAGAAACTGGCGAGGGAAAATTATGGCGTCGTCTTCATCCAGGAGGACCTGTTCATCGATTTCACCGCAAAAATCGAGGAAATCAACGACGCTTATCCGACGAGCGTTCTGCCCCTTCCCGGCCTTATGGGAAGCACAGGCGCCGGCCTGGCATCGATTCGCAACAGCGTCGAAAAAGCCGTAGGCATGGATATTTTTGCGGAAAGATAGCGCGGTGGATACGATAAGGAAACCGGGTCCGCTTTCTGAGGGCAGACGCCCGATTGCCGGAGGCGGGATCCCGATCCAAAATTGCAGAACAGTAAAAAAAGGGGCTCACAGGCCCTTGCGGAGGCGATAAACGTGCCCAACGAAAAAATGATCAAAGGAGTTATCGAACGAATATCCGGCCCCCTGGTCGTGGCCAAGGGGATGTCCGGCGCAAGTATGTACGACGTGGTACAGATCGGAGAAATCGGGCTGGTGGGCGAGATCGTCGAGCTGAAAGGAGACCTGGCTTCCATCCAGGCCTACGAGGAAACATCGGGACTCAAGCCGGGAGAGCCGGTTGTCGGTCTCGGCGAACCCCTTTCCGTCGAACTCGGCCCCGGCATCATCGAGCAGTTTTACGACGGGATTCAGCGTCCCCTGGAGCTCATCGAAAAGGCCGCGAAAAGCCATTTCATCTCCAGAGGCATCAGCGTTCCGGCCATTAACCGCACGAAGAAGTGGAAATTTGAACCTCGGGTCAAAGTGGGAGATGTGGTGGAAGAAGGCGACGTTCTCGGCATCGTGCAGGAGACCGTGGTCGTGGAACACCGCATCCTGGTTCCCGTTGGAGTGAGGGGAACCGTCCGGGAAATCCGGGGCGGCGAGCACACCGTTGAAGAGGACATCGCCATTCTCGACAGGGACGGCGTCTCTGTGGGCGTGAAGATGCTCCAGCGGTGGCCGGTGCGTCGTCCTCGTCCCGTGGCGAAGCGCCTTCCTCCCAACGTTCCCATGTCCACGGGACAGCGCATCGTGGACGCCTTCTTCCCCATCGCGCTGGGAGGGACGGCCTGCGTGCCCGGCCCCTTCGGCTCGGGGAAGACGGTCATTCAGCACCAGTTCGCCAAATGGGCCCAGGCCCAGATCGTGGTCTACGTGGGCTGCGGCGAGCGCGGAAACGAAATGACCGACGTGCTTCTGGAGTTTCCGGAGCTGGAAGACCCCCAGTCCGGGCAGCCTCTGATGAAGCGAACCACCCTGATCGCCAACACCTCCAACATGCCCGTGGCCGCCCGGGAGGCTTCCGTTTACACCGCCATCACCCTGGCCGAGTATTACCGTGACATGGGCTATTCCGTGGCCCTCATGGCCGACTCCACCAGCCGGTGGGCGGAGGCTCTGCGCGAAATGTCCGGACGACTGGAGGAAATGCCGGGCGAAGAGGGATACCCCGCTTATCTGGGAACCCGTCTGGCCTCCTTCTACGAGCGGGCCGGACGCTGCATCGTCAAGGGCAAAGACGGACGGGAGGGCTCCATCAGCGTCATCGGGGCGGTTTCCCCTCCCGGCGGAGACCTTTCCGAGCCCGTAACCCAGAACACCCTCCGCGTGACGAAGGTCTTCTGGGGGCTGGACGCGAACCTGGCCTACCAGCGCCACTTCCCCGCCATCAACTGGCTTTCCAGCTACTCCCTCTACACCGCGACTCTGGACGAGTATTGGAACGACCGCTTCGACAACGAGTGGAGTCCTCTGCGCATCGAGGCCATGAGCCTTCTGGAGGAAGAAGACCAGCTTCGTGAGGTGGTGCGTCTGGTGGGTATCGACGCCCTTTCGAAAGAGGAGCGGATGGTTCTGGAGACGGCGAAATCCCTCCGCGAGGACTTCCTGCACCAGAACGCCTTCCACGAGGTGGATACCTACGCTTCGATGGATAAACAGTTCCGGATGCTTCGAACCATCGTCCGATTCCACCATCTGGGTATGGATGCCCTCAAAAAGGGCGCTCCCATGAACGAGCTCTTCAATCTTCCCGTCCGGGAGCAAATCGCCAGGATGCGCTATCTGGAGGAAAAGGAGATCGACAAAATCGACACTCTGGGAGATACAATGAAGGAACAGATCAACGGGCTTGTCCCGGCAGGTGGTGAAGCAAATGTTGCCTAAGGAATACAGAACCGTTTCCGGCCTTTCCGGACCTCTGATGATGGTCGAAAACACGACGGACGTGCGGTTTGACGAGCTGGTGGAGATCGAGCTTCTCAACGGCGAAAAACGCCGGGGGCGCGTGCTCGAAATCGAATCCAACCGGGCGCTGGTTCAGGTTTTCGAGGGAACCAGCGGCATCGACATCTCCAATACGAAAGTTCACTTCCTGGGCAGAGTTCTGACGCTGCCCGTGGCGCGGACCATGCTGGGGCGCGTTTTCAACGGGCGCGGCGAGCCCATCGACGGCGGCGCCGAGCTGATTCCGGAGCAGCGCCTCGACATCAACGGAATGCCGATGAACCCCTTCTCCCGGGACTTCCCCTCCGAGTTCATTCAGACCGGTATTTCCACCATCGACGGACTGAACCCGATGGTTCGCGGACAAAAGCTGCCGATCTTCTCGGCCAGTGGACTTCCCCACAACCGGATGGCCGCTCAGATCGCCCGTCAGGCCACCGTCATCAGCGGGCACGAGAACTTCGCGGTGGTCTTCGCGGCAATGGGAATCACGTTTGAAGAGGCCTCCTTCTTCATGGAGGATTTCCGCAAAACGGGCGCCCTGCAGCGAACCGTGCTCTACGTCAACCTGGCGGACGACCCGGCGATCGAGCGTATCACCACGCCCCGCATCGCCCTGACCGCGGCGGAGTATCTGGCCTTTGAATGCGATATGCACGTGGTGGTCATCCTCACGGACCTCACGAACTACTGCGAGGCCCTGCGCGAAATTTCGGCCGCCCGCAAGGAGGTCCCCGGACGCCGCGGTTATCCCGGCTACCTCTACACCGACCTTGCGACGATGTACGAGCGGGCCGGACGCCTCAAGGGGAAGAAGGGTTCGATCACCCAGATTCCCATTCTGACCATGCCGGAAGACGACAAAACCCACCCCATCCCCGACCTCACCGGTTACATCACGGAGGGTCAGATCATTCTGAGCCGCGCCCTGCACCGCAGAGGCATCTACCCGCCGGTGGACGTGCTGCCCTCCCTTTCCCGTCTGAAGGACAAGGGTATCGGCAAGGAGAAAACCCGGGAGGACCACGCGGACCTGATGAACCAGCTCTTTGCCGCTTACGCCAGGGGCAAGGAGGCCAAGGAACTGGCGGTCATCCTCGGCGAAGGCGCTCTGTCCGAGGAAGACAAGGCTTTTGCGAAGTTCTCGGACATTTTCGAGGACCGTTATATCCGACAGGGTGAGTACGAGAATCGCACGGTCGAGGAAACGCTGGAATTGGGCTGGGAGCTTCTGACCATGATTCCGACGAAGGAACTGAAGCGTATCCGCGACGCGTATATCGAAAAGTACCTGAAGCCAAGACTCGAAAAGCTCGGAGCAAAGGCGGATTCCACAGGCGCCAGGAACTGAGAGGGGGCAGCCGGAGATGGCACGCATCAACGTCAACCCCAACCGAATGGAGCTTTCGAAGCTGAAAAAACGCCTCGTGGTGGCTAAACGGGGGCATAAGCTTCTGAAAGACAAACAGGACGCCCTGATCAAAGCCTTTCTGGAGCGCGCTCGCGAAGGGAAAGTTCTGCGCGAGCAGGTGGAGGCCGAGCTGAAGGAGTGTTACGGTTCCTTCGTGCTTTCCAGAGCGCAAATGACTCCGGAAATTCTGGAGCAGGCTCTGATGATTCCCGGGGCGAAGTGCAGCCTTGCCGTGAAATGGAAAAACGTCATGAGCGTTATGGTTCCGGAGTACGACGTCAGCCAGGAGGGCTCCGCGGTGAACTATGGTTTTGCCTCCGTCCCTCTTCTTCTGGACGTGGCGCTGGAGCAGTTCGGAAAGCTGATTTTGCGTCTTCTCGATCTGGCGGCCAAAGAAAAGGCCATTCGCCTCATGGCGGGTGAGATCGAGCGGACCCGGCGGCGGGTCAACGCCCTGGAGTACGTCATGATCCCGAGTCTGACGGAAACCATCCGCTACATCACTATGAAGCTCGACGAACAGGACCGTTCGACCCTGAGTCGCCTGATGAAGATCAAGGAAATCGTTCGAAAGTGATCGATTCATAAAAATCCCCCTCTCGTTCACAGCCGGGAGGGGGATTTTTCCGTCTTTCGTCCATTCTTCGGTGGGGTCGGTCGGGTCGGCGGGGTTCGTCAGCTGCGGGTGTAGAGAAAGGGACCTGCCGTGTCGAAGCCGATCTTTTTGTACTCAAAAATCTGCTCGGTGGAGCCCACGAGGAAATAACCCCCCGGCGCCAGAGCGTTGTAAAACTTTTTGTACAGAGCCGCCTTGGTTTCCGCGGTGAAGTAGATAACCACATTGCGGCACAGAATGACGTCGAAACCGCTTCCAAAGGCGTCGTCGATCATGTTGAACCGCTTAAAGGTCACACGTCGCCTGATGTCCGGAGTGACCTGGTACGTCTCCCCCCTGTCGGAGGTGGTGAAATATTTTGTGAGATACTCGGAAGGGACGTTCAAAAGCTGGCGTTTCAGGTACACGCCCTTTTGCGCGATGGCAAGCGCGCCCTGATCGATGTCGCAGGCCAGAACCGAAGGGCCCTCGATGCCGGAAACGGCGGCAAGAATAGCCAGAGAATAGGGCTCCTCTCCCGTGGCGCAGCCCGCGCTCCAAAGTTTCAGGTGACGATGTCCCCGCTTTCTCACCAGATCCGGAATCAACTGGTCTCGCAGCTTCCACCATTGCTTATCGTTACGAAAAAATTCCGACACGTTGATCGTCAGATGGTCCAAAAACTCGCGAAGCTTCTGATTGTCGTCATGAATCATGCTGAAGTACTCATCGTAGTTTTTAACGTTCCATCGTTCCATCAACATATGAACCCTGCGATGAATCTGATTCTTATAAGAGTTCAGGTCAAGGCCTATAATCTTTTTCAGTTTTTGCTTAAAAACCTCGTAATCCGGAGAATTATAGAGATTGGATTCCTCCATCGCGGTCATCACCTCCCGGGATCTCAAAAAGCGAATTTTTGTCGCGCGCCGTGTTTTTCGGTCTTATGTATGATGCGTCACTCTTCCATAATCTCTTTTTCCTTTACTTTGGCGGTTTCTTCTATTTTTTTGATGAAGTCATCCGTAATGTCCTGCACTTCTTTGGAGTATTTCTTCAGTTCATCCTCGGTGATTTTGGAGTCTTTTTCCATCTTTTTCAAACTTTCCACGGCATCCCGCCGGTGGTTGCGCATGACGACCCGGGTCTCCTCCGCCTTTTTGGCCGTCAGCTTCGTCAGCTCCACCCGGCGCTCCCTCGTCAGCTCCGGCAGGGTCAGCCGTATGGCTTCTCCGTCGTTTTGGGGCGTGATCCCGAGGTTCGAGGCAAGAATGGCTTTTTCCACGGCCTTCAGGCTGCTGCGGTCGAATGGAGCAATTAAAATTTTGCGGTTCTCCGGAATCGTGATGTTCGCCATCTGCTTCAGAGGCGTCTGAGTCCCGTAGTAGTCGGCTTTGATGTCGCTCACCAGCCCCGGATGCGCGCGCCCCGTGCGTATGGCCAGATATTCGCCCTTCAAAAACTCCAGAGCTCTGTCCATCTTTTCCCGCAGGCGTTTCACCTCAGTTTTCGGCATTGTACAGGCCCTCCCGTTTTTTTTGCATAAATTTTTGTTCGTCTTTTTTTAATACACGTTTTTCAGTACACACGATTACGCAATCCGCTGTTGGTTCTGAAATTACCTGATTTTCATGAGCGTCGTTTTCATCCTGCATCGTTTTCATCGTGGACGACGGTTCCGATCCGGTCTCCCCGAACCAGCAGCGAGACCAGGTTGCCCTGTTTCAGTATATTCATGACGAGAATGGGGATTTTGTTTTCCATGCAGAGAGAAAAAGCCGAGGCGTCCATAACCTTGAAATTGCTGACCAGCGCTTCCCTGTAGGTGATGTCGGAGAGCAGACGGGCCGAGGGGTTCTCGCAGGGGTCCGCGTCATAAATGCCATCCACCTTTGTCCCCTTGACCATGCAGTCGACGTTCATCTCCGCCGCCCGCAGCGCGGCCGTGGTGTCCGTGGAAAAGTAGGGAGATCCCGTGCCGGCGGCGAAGATCACCACGCGCTCCTTTTCCATGTGCCGCAGAGCCCGTCTGCGAATGTAGGGTTCGGCCACAGCCCGCATTTCGATGGCGGTCTGAACCCGGGTGGGAAGTCCCAGCTGCTCCAGAACATCCTGCAGGGCCAGCGCGTTGATCACCGTTGCCAGCATCCCCATGTAGTCCGCCTGAACCCGGTCGATGCCCGTTTTTTCCATGTCCCTGCCCCGCAGCATATTTCCTCCCCCCACAACCATGGAAAGGGCGACTCCCGCGTTGTGCACGGCCGCAATTTCCTCGCCAATGCGACGCATCATCTCGAAATCGAGGCCGAAGTGTTTATCGCCGGCCAGAACTTCACCGGACAGCTTGAGCAGTACCCGCTTATATCGAGGCATTGCAAAACACCTCCGAGATTTCGGGCGAAAGCGTCTTTTTTCCATTTTTTCTCTCTTGTTTCTCTCCGCCTCTTCGGGGTCTCCCCCAACCTCTCCCGGAAACGACGTCCTTCGCTCATAAAATACTCCGACGCGGAAGAGCGCCCACGCCGGAGTTCAAAACACAATCTTCCTATATAAGGCTTATAAGGCTCTTTTATAATCTCAAAAGCTCAGAATTCATTTTTCAAGATTAGTTTTCAAGATAAGGCTATTCTCCGATCATGAAGCGGGCGAATCGCTTTATGACGATATTCTCTCCCAGTTTGGCGATGAGATCAACCAGTAAATCCTTGATTTTTCTGTCCGGATCCCGAATGTACGCCTGCTCCAGAAGGCAGGTGGTTTCGTAAAATTTCCGCACCTTACCCTCGATGATTTTGTCGAGGCGGTCGGCGGGCTTGCCCTCGTCGATAAGCTGCTGACGGTAGATGGCCTTTTCCCTCTCCAGATCCTCCGCCGGCACGTCCTCCGGCTTCAGATACAGGGGATTCGCGGCAGTGATGTGCATGGCGATTTCATGTCCCAGCTCGTTGAACTCGTCGGTTTTCGCCACGAAATCCGTCTCGCTGTTGATCTCCACCAGGGCCCCCACCTTGAAATTGTTGTGGATGTAGTGAAAAACACGCCCGTCGCTGGCCGTCCTCGCGGCTTTTTTCGCCGCCTTCGCCAGTCCCTTTTCTCGCAGGTAATCTATCGCTTTTTCAACGTCTCCGCCCGTCTCGGCCAAAGCCGCCTTGCAGTCCATCATACCCGATCCGGTGCGGTCTCTCAGTTCTTTTACTGCGTTTGCGCTAATCTCAGCCATTTATAAAAGCTCCCCTCTCTCTGTTCTCGCTCTAGGCGTCTTCGGTGTTTTCCGGATCGTAAGCCTCGTGCAGGCGCTCTCTGACGGCAATGATGTCATCTTCACTGACGTCCACCGCAGGCGCCGCCTCTTCCGCCGGGGCTTCTTCCCTTGTCTCCGGCTCCTCGACGGCGTCCTCGCCCTGACGACCCTCGATAACCGCGTTGGCCATGAGGCCGGCAATCAGCTTGATGGCGCGGATGGCATCGTCGTTTCCAGGGATGGGATAGTCGATCACCTCAGGGTCGCAGTTGGTATCCACGATGGAAACCACCGGAATCCCCAGCCTGCGGGCCTCGGCGATGGCGTTCTCCTCCCGCCTGGGGTCGATGAGGAAAAGAGCGTCCGGCACGCCGTCCATTTTAGCGATGCCGCCCAGATATTTTTCCAGCTTGGACTGTTCCTTGCGGAGGGTTGCCACTTCTTTCTTGGAAAAAGTTTCCCATGTGTTGTTTTCGTCGTATTTGCGGAGCTCCAGCATACGCACCACCCGTCTGCGTATGGTGGGGAAATTGGTCATGAGACCCCCCAGCCACCTCTGGTTGATGTAGTGCTGCCCGCACCGCAGAGCCTCGTCGTGAATGGTCTCCTGCGCCTGCCGCTTGGTTCCCACAAAGAGCACGGTGCCCCCGGAGGCCGCAACCTCACGGATGAAGTCGTAGGCCTTCTCCAGACCCCTCACCGTCTTCTGCAGATCGATGATGTAAACCCCGTTGCGCTCCGTAAAAATATAGGGTTTCATCTTGGGGTTCCATCGTCGCGTCTGATGACCGAAATGAACTCCGCACTCCAGCAACTGCTTCATACTTACAACTGCCATTTTTTCAGCCTCCTGATGGTTTTTCCTCCACGGAAGATCCCCTGAAAATCCCGCCTGAAACGGGACACCCTTTCAGAGGACACAACACCCCCGTGTGTGTATTTAACACGCAACCCAGTATAACACAAAAACTTCTCCCGGCATCGCCGGAGGAGGGGCTCGTTTTTACGCGCCCACCCGATTCTCCGTCCCCCGGGCCAGACGCTCGATATTCGACCTGTGGCGATAGAAGACGAAACAGGCAAGAATCAGCGAAACGACGATGTAGGGCCAGGGAGCCTCCAGCATCCAGAAAAAGACG
This DNA window, taken from Synergistaceae bacterium, encodes the following:
- a CDS encoding V-type ATP synthase subunit K — encoded protein: MELLGLFLALLGAALAGGMAGIGSAIGIGIAGDSAAGVMSEDPDKFVKCLALQALPGTQGIYGLLIVFVVLNKVGLLGGQPAALTWAQGLLIFAACLPVALVCWLSAIAQGKTSASSIQLISKKPDAFATSMVLPAMVETYAVLSLLTSIIMLTYIKL
- a CDS encoding V-type ATPase subunit gives rise to the protein MYTVARLRGMENRFLEPSFFLRLLDSVTTEDALRTLGETPYSQWFSGGNEVNFDRIIDEELWHLFDELRQFVPDRELLDLYRMPYDFNNVKVILKSLFLARESGERRYDLLSHLGSMDTEKMVLAIEGEEYGLLPWGLNDVVPRCWTLWDQTKSTRQVELLLDEHLFASMRKLAEKLKMPAVVRWVRHKTDAENLKNAVRLQRLGFDAAAALPFFHRGGTLRPDEVAKLLGEPLESWGKSISHAGISATLDTLQDHSDVQVSLSEFTKALDNYLIRVLEKAKYISDAPENVLLYLLQKDMEVRNLRTVLVCVANGLNREFARRLLGHGR
- a CDS encoding V-type ATP synthase subunit I; this encodes MGVAELRKAELYYHKSVQEDIAAALQRSGVCQIIEDAETASGPGAEMANIAEKLRQCEEHETHIRYLFHTLGGYYKDPVSSVDRMLGEKPLLSLAELTKTAQKTDLKGLASSVKKAETALNELRIEVSQLEADTGVLSKIGDFPYTLDVIGEGTRTLKGVLGTLPAERVAELKKELTPCSAETELFVSARDSKAKEIQAVLLYARTHEQQALDCCLRSGMSFIDLPSYLSGTVAEESAKIAARLANCKNREAEIQENLQRMADEWMPVIQKLSDYERILHDRYHALSTSAATDTTVRTCFWIPADALPALQKQVEAISPNTAFAVSAPEKDDHPPVLLRNNAFIRPAEVLTYLYSPPPYGEMEPTPFLAPFFYIFFGMCLGDAGYALVIGAVLWMLFKKYRRMPANVGEFCKLFAICSVTTFIYGAVTGSFFGDFIDAFFFMAPLRPLKQALFVIDPLANPMAILGLSLLLGVIHLMFGLAIAAYDEFRKGNPVDAVGGKVSWILFVVGLIFFGTGAAGAAPELIRLTGLVMAGAGAIIIFLYAGRGTKNILLRVGSGLYALYGGTSYLGDILSYSRLLALGLGSAVIASIINLLSGMAAEIPYVGWLIAIVIVAGGHLFSLAVNVLGAFVHSMRLQYVEFFSKFYAGGGVAFRPLMFSTQYIQVTDSK
- the frr gene encoding ribosome recycling factor — translated: MPKTEVKRLREKMDRALEFLKGEYLAIRTGRAHPGLVSDIKADYYGTQTPLKQMANITIPENRKILIAPFDRSSLKAVEKAILASNLGITPQNDGEAIRLTLPELTRERRVELTKLTAKKAEETRVVMRNHRRDAVESLKKMEKDSKITEDELKKYSKEVQDITDDFIKKIEETAKVKEKEIMEE
- a CDS encoding V-type ATP synthase subunit B; the encoded protein is MLPKEYRTVSGLSGPLMMVENTTDVRFDELVEIELLNGEKRRGRVLEIESNRALVQVFEGTSGIDISNTKVHFLGRVLTLPVARTMLGRVFNGRGEPIDGGAELIPEQRLDINGMPMNPFSRDFPSEFIQTGISTIDGLNPMVRGQKLPIFSASGLPHNRMAAQIARQATVISGHENFAVVFAAMGITFEEASFFMEDFRKTGALQRTVLYVNLADDPAIERITTPRIALTAAEYLAFECDMHVVVILTDLTNYCEALREISAARKEVPGRRGYPGYLYTDLATMYERAGRLKGKKGSITQIPILTMPEDDKTHPIPDLTGYITEGQIILSRALHRRGIYPPVDVLPSLSRLKDKGIGKEKTREDHADLMNQLFAAYARGKEAKELAVILGEGALSEEDKAFAKFSDIFEDRYIRQGEYENRTVEETLELGWELLTMIPTKELKRIRDAYIEKYLKPRLEKLGAKADSTGARN
- a CDS encoding V-type ATP synthase subunit D is translated as MARINVNPNRMELSKLKKRLVVAKRGHKLLKDKQDALIKAFLERAREGKVLREQVEAELKECYGSFVLSRAQMTPEILEQALMIPGAKCSLAVKWKNVMSVMVPEYDVSQEGSAVNYGFASVPLLLDVALEQFGKLILRLLDLAAKEKAIRLMAGEIERTRRRVNALEYVMIPSLTETIRYITMKLDEQDRSTLSRLMKIKEIVRK
- a CDS encoding V-type ATP synthase subunit F — encoded protein: MADSVSLPMAAIGDYEMVLPFQAAGVKPVVLNASNRGDFEHILEKLARENYGVVFIQEDLFIDFTAKIEEINDAYPTSVLPLPGLMGSTGAGLASIRNSVEKAVGMDIFAER
- a CDS encoding V-type ATP synthase subunit E, which gives rise to MSLADIKAKINAEAQARIRAIQSDNDAQVSAVAQKADNEIRELQTSYKNRFAKEEPEILKRRQIVAELDANKVDLGVKQRLIGESFEAALRQLSELPKDKYLSFVQKLLEQISGEGALFIGKNEKHIDAGWLEAYNGSHKTGFSLASERLPITGGFVLKQGNIDTNCSWDMLVRDIRPDLEADVVKRLFS
- a CDS encoding protein-glutamate O-methyltransferase CheR, translating into MEESNLYNSPDYEVFKQKLKKIIGLDLNSYKNQIHRRVHMLMERWNVKNYDEYFSMIHDDNQKLREFLDHLTINVSEFFRNDKQWWKLRDQLIPDLVRKRGHRHLKLWSAGCATGEEPYSLAILAAVSGIEGPSVLACDIDQGALAIAQKGVYLKRQLLNVPSEYLTKYFTTSDRGETYQVTPDIRRRVTFKRFNMIDDAFGSGFDVILCRNVVIYFTAETKAALYKKFYNALAPGGYFLVGSTEQIFEYKKIGFDTAGPFLYTRS
- a CDS encoding V-type ATP synthase subunit A; the protein is MPNEKMIKGVIERISGPLVVAKGMSGASMYDVVQIGEIGLVGEIVELKGDLASIQAYEETSGLKPGEPVVGLGEPLSVELGPGIIEQFYDGIQRPLELIEKAAKSHFISRGISVPAINRTKKWKFEPRVKVGDVVEEGDVLGIVQETVVVEHRILVPVGVRGTVREIRGGEHTVEEDIAILDRDGVSVGVKMLQRWPVRRPRPVAKRLPPNVPMSTGQRIVDAFFPIALGGTACVPGPFGSGKTVIQHQFAKWAQAQIVVYVGCGERGNEMTDVLLEFPELEDPQSGQPLMKRTTLIANTSNMPVAAREASVYTAITLAEYYRDMGYSVALMADSTSRWAEALREMSGRLEEMPGEEGYPAYLGTRLASFYERAGRCIVKGKDGREGSISVIGAVSPPGGDLSEPVTQNTLRVTKVFWGLDANLAYQRHFPAINWLSSYSLYTATLDEYWNDRFDNEWSPLRIEAMSLLEEEDQLREVVRLVGIDALSKEERMVLETAKSLREDFLHQNAFHEVDTYASMDKQFRMLRTIVRFHHLGMDALKKGAPMNELFNLPVREQIARMRYLEEKEIDKIDTLGDTMKEQINGLVPAGGEANVA